One genomic region from Quercus robur chromosome 4, dhQueRobu3.1, whole genome shotgun sequence encodes:
- the LOC126724545 gene encoding uncharacterized protein LOC126724545: MGEVNVTFKEPVHKIVDRIKNEPYFWWSNKMGGDPSRRNQNMYCIYHRDKGHTTEQCRVLKDHLEQLVKAGYLKEFIVDPRNQEAEQGTQPRGNPLPPPLGVIEVIHVAPRGTQVSKRKGVVAMVLAESCTGEQPSKKKLKYTREPIAFNDDDLEGTIQPYDDANSLILFHFSDIFKKTLL, encoded by the coding sequence ATGGGGGAGGTGAATGTAACGTTCAAGGAGCCGGTGCACAAGATTGTGGATAGAATCAAGAATGAGCCGTACTTCTGGTGGTCAAACAAGATGGGGGGTGACCCTTCAAGGAGGAATCAAAACATGTACTGTATTTATCATAGGGATAAAGGGCATACCACTGAACAGTGCAGAGTGTTAAAAGACCATCTAGAGCAGTTGGTGAAGGCGGGGTATTTGAAAGAGTTCATAGTGGACCCAAGGAATCAAGAGGCCGAGCAGGGTACTCAGCCTCGGGGGAATCCTCTTCCACCCCCATTGGGAGTAATAGAAGTCATCCATGTAGCTCCAAGGGGCACTCAGGTGTCCAAGAGGAAGGGGGTGGTGGCTATGGTATTGGCGGAAAGTTGCACGGGTGAGCAACCCTCCAAAAAGAAGTTGAAGTACACTCGGGAGCCTATTGCCTTCAATGACGATGACCTAGAGGGCACGATTCAACCATACGACGATGCCAATTCTTTAATCCTTTTCCATTTTAGcgacatttttaaaaaaacgtTGCTGTAA